In one window of Haloimpatiens sp. FM7315 DNA:
- the tsaB gene encoding tRNA (adenosine(37)-N6)-threonylcarbamoyltransferase complex dimerization subunit type 1 TsaB — MKILSIDSATEVATCSIIDENKVLGEISYNYKKQHSVILMPMIDELLENTGLSIDSIDAFACSKGPGSFTGLRIGMATLKGLCQGLDKPLISVSTLDALANNMAYTEGVVCPILDALRDNVYTALYEFKNNKLERISEYKIINIDELINSLESLDKNVIFIGNGLDKFENKIKNTLSNAVFAPTHLNIVSSSSLGSLAIDLLKKGKKENLLSCSPMYLRKSQAEREYDKKKE; from the coding sequence ATGAAGATTTTAAGCATAGACTCAGCTACAGAAGTGGCTACCTGTTCTATTATAGATGAAAATAAAGTTTTAGGAGAAATAAGCTATAACTACAAAAAGCAACATTCAGTAATATTAATGCCAATGATAGATGAATTATTAGAAAATACAGGTCTTAGCATAGACTCTATAGATGCTTTTGCTTGTTCTAAAGGTCCAGGTTCATTTACAGGGCTAAGAATTGGAATGGCAACTTTAAAAGGGCTTTGTCAAGGCTTAGATAAGCCTTTAATCTCGGTCTCAACCTTAGATGCTCTTGCAAACAATATGGCTTATACAGAAGGCGTAGTATGCCCTATATTGGATGCATTAAGGGATAATGTGTACACTGCATTATATGAATTTAAAAATAATAAACTTGAAAGGATTTCTGAATATAAAATTATCAATATAGATGAATTAATAAATTCTCTTGAATCCTTAGATAAAAATGTTATTTTTATTGGAAATGGACTTGATAAGTTTGAAAATAAAATTAAAAATACTTTAAGTAATGCAGTTTTTGCCCCTACTCATTTAAATATTGTAAGTTCTTCTTCTTTAGGTTCCCTAGCAATAGATCTTTTAAAAAAGGGTAAAAAAGAAAACCTCCTTAGTTGCAGCCCTATGTATTTAAGAAAATCTCAAGCTGAAAGAGAATATGATAAAAAGAAGGAATGA
- a CDS encoding DeoR/GlpR family DNA-binding transcription regulator — protein MFAQERLDEIVKLLNKEGKVIVKDLSAKFTVTEDCIRKDLKILENENILKRTYGGGILVQKSATILSIGNRLNLNINNKRKIAEKAFKLIENGDSVFLDISSTNVLLAQMLSASNKNITIITNMIDIVNSFSSNKTIKVICTGGTYNSELNGFTGSMTIDSISNYRVDKSFIGSCGINIFDKTITTFDMEDGNTKKQIMDSSKAIYLVMENKKFHLEGMYRFAHIADIKAVITEKNRKMI, from the coding sequence TTGTTTGCACAAGAAAGACTTGATGAAATAGTAAAACTTCTCAATAAAGAAGGAAAAGTTATAGTAAAAGACTTAAGCGCTAAATTCACTGTAACTGAAGATTGCATAAGAAAAGATTTAAAAATACTTGAAAATGAAAACATATTAAAAAGAACCTATGGCGGTGGAATATTGGTGCAAAAATCTGCCACAATTTTAAGCATTGGAAATAGATTAAATCTTAATATCAATAACAAGAGAAAAATAGCTGAAAAGGCTTTTAAACTTATTGAAAATGGTGATAGTGTGTTTTTAGATATATCCTCAACTAATGTACTCCTTGCACAAATGCTTTCAGCTAGTAACAAAAACATTACAATCATTACAAATATGATAGACATAGTAAATTCCTTTTCAAGTAACAAAACTATAAAGGTTATATGCACTGGTGGAACATATAATAGCGAACTTAACGGTTTTACAGGCTCTATGACCATTGATAGTATATCTAACTATAGGGTGGATAAATCTTTTATTGGCAGCTGTGGAATAAATATCTTTGATAAAACTATAACCACCTTTGATATGGAAGATGGAAACACAAAAAAACAGATTATGGATTCTTCTAAGGCTATTTACCTTGTGATGGAAAATAAAAAATTCCATTTAGAAGGCATGTACAGATTTGCACATATTGCAGATATAAAAGCAGTAATAACAGAAAAAAACCGGAAAATGATATAA
- the tsaE gene encoding tRNA (adenosine(37)-N6)-threonylcarbamoyltransferase complex ATPase subunit type 1 TsaE: MEFIVDNVNKTFSIGEQIGRLCCAGDVICLIGDLGTGKTHMTKGIAAGLKVNDYITSPTFNIVNEYMGRLKLYHFDVYRVHDIDEIAAIGFDEYIFSDAVSVIEWSNYIEELIPKEHLEIQIQKIPDIGDAFRKITINYTGDRYDYVKEIKL; encoded by the coding sequence ATGGAATTTATTGTGGACAATGTTAATAAAACTTTTTCCATAGGTGAACAAATTGGAAGACTATGTTGTGCCGGCGATGTTATTTGTCTAATAGGTGATTTAGGCACCGGTAAAACCCATATGACCAAGGGAATTGCCGCTGGTTTAAAAGTAAATGATTATATAACTAGTCCAACTTTTAACATAGTAAACGAATATATGGGAAGGTTAAAACTTTATCATTTTGATGTATATAGAGTACATGATATAGACGAAATTGCTGCCATAGGCTTTGATGAATACATATTCAGTGACGCTGTAAGTGTTATTGAATGGTCAAACTACATAGAAGAACTTATTCCAAAGGAACATTTAGAAATTCAAATACAAAAGATTCCTGACATCGGTGATGCTTTTAGAAAAATTACTATAAACTACACTGGTGACAGATATGATTACGTAAAGGAGATTAAACTATGA
- the rimI gene encoding ribosomal protein S18-alanine N-acetyltransferase, whose product MENTVIKTLNQEHIDEVLKINALSFPDPWHKNSFEKELKNNFAHYIIALNENVLVGYAGIWIIVDEAHIISIAVHPEYRGAGISNKLMSKLIEICIENKVPNITLEVRKSNIKAQNLYRKFGFLEEGQRKKYYSDGEDALIMWKRNMI is encoded by the coding sequence ATGGAAAACACTGTTATTAAAACTCTAAATCAAGAACATATCGATGAGGTTCTTAAAATAAACGCCTTGAGTTTTCCTGACCCTTGGCATAAAAATTCTTTTGAAAAAGAATTAAAAAATAACTTTGCTCATTATATAATAGCATTAAATGAAAATGTTTTAGTTGGCTATGCAGGCATTTGGATAATAGTAGATGAGGCTCATATAATAAGTATAGCAGTTCATCCTGAATACAGAGGGGCTGGCATATCTAATAAGCTTATGAGTAAACTCATAGAAATATGTATAGAAAATAAAGTTCCAAACATAACCCTTGAAGTTAGAAAATCCAACATAAAAGCTCAAAATCTTTACAGAAAATTTGGCTTTTTAGAAGAAGGCCAAAGAAAAAAATACTATTCTGATGGTGAAGACGCTTTAATTATGTGGAAAAGGAACATGATATAA
- a CDS encoding transcription antiterminator — protein MLSVLLDEKQPITVNELSKKVDRSGRTVRNYLDDIEKILDKDNIKLIRKTNVGVYIEAENSKRQKLKENLFSIEYNDEAFSSEYRQKYILKTLLESKFSYTIQLFSEELYCSKSTIASDLAEVQKILESKNLVLQRRQNQGLWVEGKEKDYRNAIKEFLYEVKEKDTLEINNFDIEKLDYRIDFINYKNIKSMFPWIDILYIQGIIQEAEMKLGFYFTEQAFINLIVHITIAIERIKSKNTSKRIWEFVKI, from the coding sequence TTGCTTTCAGTTTTACTAGATGAAAAACAACCAATAACAGTTAATGAATTAAGCAAGAAAGTAGATAGATCAGGTAGGACAGTTAGGAATTATTTAGATGATATTGAAAAAATACTTGATAAAGACAATATAAAACTCATAAGGAAAACAAATGTTGGGGTTTATATTGAGGCAGAAAACAGTAAAAGACAAAAATTAAAAGAAAATCTATTTTCTATAGAATACAACGATGAGGCATTTTCATCAGAGTATAGGCAAAAATATATTTTGAAAACCCTTCTAGAAAGTAAGTTTTCATACACTATTCAGTTATTTTCTGAAGAGTTATATTGTAGCAAAAGCACTATTGCAAGTGATTTAGCTGAGGTACAAAAAATATTAGAAAGTAAGAATCTTGTGCTTCAAAGAAGGCAGAATCAAGGCCTTTGGGTTGAAGGCAAAGAAAAAGATTATAGAAATGCAATAAAAGAGTTTTTATATGAAGTAAAAGAAAAGGATACTTTAGAAATTAATAATTTCGATATTGAAAAATTAGATTATAGAATTGACTTTATAAATTATAAAAACATAAAAAGTATGTTTCCTTGGATAGATATCCTTTATATACAAGGTATAATTCAAGAAGCAGAAATGAAATTAGGTTTTTATTTCACAGAGCAGGCTTTTATAAATCTAATTGTTCACATAACTATTGCTATAGAGAGAATAAAATCAAAAAATACATCCAAACGGATATGGGAATTTGTAAAGATATAG
- a CDS encoding HAD-IIB family hydrolase → MYKLLVLDMDGTLLNNKKKISQINKNALKAASNKGIKIAICTGRLIEGITNYLEELNMVSPNNYCITNSGALIQNTNQTKTIKCNSLSLDDLNYINDLCDDYNITYNIFSKNSILSPKESAFNSLDSAANNVPLKIIEHKNIKENTLMTKFTLINEDKSIKENLKNAFHSIKFNSSKLISNKNYNINLFDNTTYLPKKLLRSTRFLKLHLLP, encoded by the coding sequence ATGTATAAATTATTGGTTTTAGATATGGACGGAACGCTTTTAAATAATAAGAAGAAAATATCTCAAATTAACAAAAATGCTCTAAAAGCCGCTTCCAATAAAGGCATAAAAATAGCTATTTGCACTGGTCGCCTTATAGAAGGAATTACTAATTATTTAGAGGAATTAAATATGGTAAGCCCTAACAACTACTGCATAACAAATAGTGGTGCACTTATTCAAAATACTAATCAAACTAAGACTATTAAATGCAATTCCCTATCATTAGACGACTTAAACTACATTAATGATTTATGTGATGATTATAATATTACCTATAATATATTTTCAAAGAATTCAATACTCTCTCCTAAAGAGTCAGCTTTTAACTCATTAGATTCTGCTGCTAATAATGTACCCTTAAAAATAATTGAACATAAAAACATAAAAGAAAATACTTTAATGACTAAATTTACCCTTATAAATGAAGACAAATCTATTAAGGAAAACCTAAAAAATGCTTTTCACAGCATAAAATTTAATTCAAGCAAATTAATTTCAAATAAAAATTACAATATTAATTTGTTTGACAATACTACTTATTTACCTAAAAAACTTTTGAGGAGTACACGGTTCTTAAAACTTCACCTTTTACCTTAG
- a CDS encoding CBS domain-containing protein, with translation MFVNNLMLSKEKLVTVSPEDIIKKALELIEKNGFLSIPVASGSKFFGSISKEMIYTFYYEKCPDKKCLLEDFKVEKVMRTDVPTIHPLQQMENAAHFLETKNIAFVAVTDEYDDFKGIVTHHAIFHQFTELFGLNKGKRLAVIAYDIPGQISKISKIITENGGNIISFVVVDPKSLTEVKELVVRINSTDEVFDTIKEKVRVNGYKIQ, from the coding sequence ATGTTTGTTAATAATTTAATGTTATCAAAAGAGAAATTAGTAACTGTGTCACCAGAGGATATTATAAAAAAGGCACTAGAATTAATTGAAAAGAATGGTTTTTTATCAATACCTGTGGCTAGTGGATCAAAATTTTTCGGAAGCATATCAAAAGAAATGATTTACACTTTTTATTATGAAAAATGTCCAGATAAAAAATGTCTTTTAGAGGATTTTAAAGTGGAGAAGGTAATGAGAACAGATGTACCAACAATACATCCTTTGCAGCAAATGGAAAATGCAGCCCACTTTTTAGAGACAAAAAATATAGCCTTTGTTGCAGTAACTGATGAATATGATGATTTTAAAGGCATAGTTACGCATCATGCGATATTTCATCAATTTACTGAATTATTTGGTTTAAACAAAGGTAAAAGACTTGCTGTGATTGCTTATGATATACCAGGTCAAATTTCTAAAATATCTAAGATTATAACTGAAAATGGCGGAAATATTATTAGTTTTGTTGTTGTAGATCCAAAGAGTTTAACTGAAGTAAAAGAATTAGTAGTTAGAATTAACTCAACAGATGAAGTTTTTGATACGATTAAAGAGAAAGTTAGGGTTAATGGATATAAGATTCAATAA
- a CDS encoding transcription antiterminator: MGICKDIALKNVNEYKTANWIVTKLQEKYKIKFPEKEISYITIHILGGKIQENNGNKDMNLLESTCDDQILRIAKEIMKLSSDILGVDITNDKNLLTSLILHLRPTIIRLKYGLTLNNPMLEAIKKDYTSIFGAVWACNGIFEKELGISINEDEVGYITIHIGLAYERAKEKVKVIVVCSSGIGTSQLVALKLENRFKNMEITNVIPLNLVTEDMIENSDLIISTVRIMKNSEKILYISAILSENDFKCIEKALERFNYQPILNHKENNKNRILNNYDLFDEELVFTEDTHDKFEDVLRYYGKIIEKKGYAKNGFTQDLFKREKKASTYLGKGLTIPHSSQSYVNKSKISFIRFKKPIFWNNNEIKIAIILCLNFKNIHETRNFFKKIYSILQDDEIMKSLYFENDKRKIIDILR; this comes from the coding sequence ATGGGAATTTGTAAAGATATAGCTTTAAAAAATGTTAATGAATATAAAACTGCTAATTGGATTGTGACAAAACTTCAAGAAAAATATAAAATAAAATTTCCAGAAAAAGAAATATCTTATATTACAATCCATATACTTGGTGGAAAAATACAAGAAAATAATGGAAATAAAGATATGAATTTACTTGAAAGTACTTGTGATGATCAAATTCTAAGGATAGCAAAAGAAATAATGAAACTCTCATCAGATATATTAGGAGTAGATATTACAAATGACAAAAATTTATTAACAAGCTTGATTCTCCATCTAAGGCCTACAATAATTAGATTAAAATATGGTCTTACATTAAACAACCCAATGCTTGAAGCCATAAAAAAGGATTATACAAGTATATTTGGAGCTGTATGGGCTTGCAATGGAATTTTTGAAAAAGAACTTGGAATAAGCATTAATGAGGATGAAGTTGGTTATATTACTATCCACATTGGACTTGCATATGAAAGAGCAAAAGAAAAGGTTAAAGTAATAGTAGTATGTTCAAGTGGCATAGGTACATCACAGTTAGTTGCCTTAAAACTTGAGAATAGATTCAAGAATATGGAAATAACAAATGTAATCCCTTTAAATTTAGTTACTGAGGATATGATTGAAAATTCGGATCTTATAATATCTACTGTGAGAATTATGAAAAATAGTGAGAAAATTCTGTATATCTCAGCTATTTTAAGTGAAAATGATTTTAAGTGTATAGAAAAAGCATTGGAAAGATTCAATTATCAACCTATCTTGAATCATAAAGAAAATAATAAAAATAGAATTTTAAATAACTATGATTTATTTGACGAAGAATTAGTTTTTACTGAGGATACTCATGATAAATTTGAAGATGTACTAAGGTATTATGGAAAAATAATTGAGAAAAAAGGATATGCTAAAAATGGTTTTACACAAGATTTATTCAAAAGAGAGAAAAAGGCTTCAACTTATCTTGGCAAAGGATTGACAATACCTCATTCATCCCAAAGTTATGTAAATAAATCAAAAATTTCTTTTATAAGATTTAAGAAACCTATATTTTGGAATAATAATGAAATAAAAATAGCAATTATTCTTTGTCTTAATTTTAAAAATATACATGAAACGAGAAATTTTTTTAAGAAAATATATTCAATACTTCAAGATGATGAAATTATGAAGAGTCTTTATTTTGAAAATGACAAAAGAAAA